A genome region from Desulfallas thermosapovorans DSM 6562 includes the following:
- a CDS encoding alpha/beta fold hydrolase, giving the protein MFITIDDIRYFVVTRGTGQPIICLHGFAENLSTWEYICLDHCQMVLVDLIGQKWDGSLNN; this is encoded by the coding sequence ATGTTCATTACGATTGATGACATTCGATATTTTGTGGTTACCAGGGGTACTGGACAGCCCATCATCTGTTTACATGGTTTTGCCGAAAACTTGAGTACATGGGAATACATCTGTCTTGATCACTGCCAAATGGTTTTGGTTGATTTGATCGGACAAAAATGGGACGGGAGTTTGAACAATTAA